One genomic window of Xanthobacter dioxanivorans includes the following:
- a CDS encoding TRAP transporter substrate-binding protein, which yields MSGLMRILGPALAPGALVFAAVALAGPAMAQTKWNLPSAYPADNLHSENLAQFAKDVEAASGGKLAITLHPNASLFKAPEIKRAVQTGQAQAGEVLISLHENEDPIFGIDVVPFLATSFDASKKLWAASRPAVEKKLATQGLKVLYAMPWPPQGLFSKTAVEKIEDLKGAKWRAYNAGTSRIGEAVGAQAVTVQQAELAQALATGTVTALITSSATGTDVKIWESIPYFYDIQAWLPKNVVFVNQAAFDALDKSTQEAVLKAAAAAEERGWALSETKTKAYMDQLAAKGMKLAPPSPALKAGFEKIGVTLTDAWLAKAGADGKAVIDAYKK from the coding sequence ATGTCTGGATTGATGCGCATCCTGGGCCCGGCGCTCGCGCCCGGCGCCCTTGTGTTCGCGGCCGTCGCCCTCGCCGGCCCGGCCATGGCGCAGACCAAGTGGAACCTGCCCTCCGCCTACCCGGCCGACAACCTGCACTCCGAGAACCTCGCCCAGTTCGCCAAGGACGTGGAGGCGGCGAGCGGCGGCAAGCTCGCCATCACGCTCCATCCCAACGCCTCCCTGTTCAAGGCGCCGGAGATCAAGCGCGCGGTGCAGACCGGGCAGGCCCAGGCGGGCGAGGTGCTGATCTCCCTGCACGAGAACGAGGACCCCATCTTCGGCATCGACGTCGTGCCCTTCCTCGCCACCTCCTTCGACGCCTCGAAGAAGCTGTGGGCGGCCTCCCGCCCGGCGGTGGAGAAGAAGCTCGCCACCCAGGGCCTCAAGGTGCTCTATGCCATGCCCTGGCCGCCCCAGGGCCTGTTCTCCAAGACGGCGGTGGAGAAGATCGAGGACCTGAAGGGCGCCAAGTGGCGCGCCTATAACGCCGGCACCTCGCGCATCGGCGAGGCGGTGGGCGCGCAGGCGGTCACCGTGCAGCAGGCCGAGCTCGCCCAGGCGCTGGCCACCGGCACCGTCACCGCCCTCATCACCTCCTCCGCCACCGGCACGGACGTGAAGATCTGGGAGAGCATCCCCTATTTCTACGACATCCAGGCCTGGCTGCCGAAGAACGTCGTGTTCGTGAACCAGGCCGCCTTCGACGCCCTCGACAAGTCCACCCAGGAGGCCGTGCTGAAGGCCGCCGCCGCCGCCGAGGAGCGCGGCTGGGCGCTCTCCGAGACCAAGACCAAGGCGTACATGGACCAGCTCGCCGCCAAGGGCATGAAGCTCGCGCCGCCGAGCCCGGCGCTGAAGGCCGGCTTCGAGAAGATCGGCGTCACCCTCACCGACGCCTGGCTCGCCAAGGCGGGCGCCGACGGCAAGGCGGTGATCGACGCCTACAAGAAGTAG
- a CDS encoding TRAP transporter small permease — protein sequence MIRRGLDGLYLVAGWAAGLFLLAIFVLMMLLSVGRIVGFNIPAGDDFVAWCMAASAFLGLAHTFRSGELIRVGLVTDHLQGRAKQAVEFLCLVIGVVSVGFFAWNAVILTWDSFRFNDISQGVVAVPLWIPQLGYSGGLVILFIAFVDEFVHALRGGAPRYEKPPPSSAEEVVERAMQSGV from the coding sequence GTGATCCGCCGTGGCCTCGACGGCCTCTATCTCGTCGCCGGCTGGGCCGCCGGCCTGTTCCTGCTCGCCATCTTCGTGCTGATGATGCTGCTCTCCGTGGGCCGCATCGTCGGCTTCAACATTCCCGCCGGCGACGATTTCGTCGCCTGGTGCATGGCGGCGAGCGCCTTCCTCGGCCTCGCCCACACCTTCCGCTCCGGGGAGTTGATCCGCGTCGGCCTGGTCACCGACCATCTGCAAGGCCGGGCGAAGCAGGCGGTGGAGTTCCTCTGCCTCGTCATCGGCGTCGTCTCGGTGGGCTTCTTCGCCTGGAACGCGGTCATCCTCACCTGGGATTCCTTCCGCTTCAACGACATCTCCCAGGGCGTGGTCGCGGTGCCCCTGTGGATCCCGCAGCTCGGCTATTCGGGCGGGCTCGTCATCTTGTTCATCGCCTTCGTGGACGAGTTCGTCCACGCCCTGAGGGGCGGCGCGCCGCGCTACGAGAAGCCGCCGCCGTCGAGCGCCGAGGAAGTGGTCGAGCGCGCCATGCAGAGCGGAGTCTAG
- a CDS encoding hydantoinase B/oxoprolinase family protein, producing the protein MTRIEGDRDDTQRNAPAGAAAWEFWIDRGGTFTDIVGRRPNGGLVAHKVLSENPEAYRDAAVHGIRELLGLPAGAAIPAGLVSAVKMGTTVATNALLERKGDRTLLVTTRGFRDALKIGYQARPKIFAKKIVLPDMLFERVAEVDERVRADGTVEQAPDLDAVRSQLEAAKAEGIVAVAIVFMHGYRYPEHERQVAALAREIGFPQVSVSHEVSPLIKLVGRGDTTVADAYLSPILRRYVRQVAEELSGGGAAEAARLMFMMSSGGLTAADLFQGKDALLSGPAGGVVGAAETGALAGFERIIGFDMGGTSTDVCHYDGELETAFDTEVAGVRIRAPMMRIHTVAAGGGSILHFDGARFRVGPDSAGANPGPACYRRGGPLAVTDANVMLGKLIPDFFPRIFGPAQDAPLDAEVVRAKFATLAQEIGAGRTQEQVADGFVTIAVENMANAIKKISVERGYDVTRYALNCFGGAGGQHACLVADALGMTTVLIHPFSGLLSAYGMGLASVRAQRTRAVGEELSPDLPLSLGALKEELAQETLGELAGQGIAAHVATTEARVHLRYAGTDTALPVTLADTADMTAEFEARHRAQFGFVSPEKTIVAEAIEVMSSGGGTGIAEPDQPLSEAAPQETRRTRFFARGEWHEAPVVLRENFRPGMLLRGPAIVIEPNQTVVVEKGWQAQVNAKNHLILARTEALARAEAVGTHADPVMLEVFNNLFMSIAEQMGVTLQNTAYSVNIKERLDFSCAVFSAEGDLVANAPHMPVHLGSMDRSVETVIRENEGAIRPGDVFALNAPYNGGTHLPDITVVTPVFDGAGGRILFWVASRGHHADVGGVAPGSMSPLATHIEEEGVYIDNFKLVDQGRFRESELVELLTTARYPARNPVQNIADLKAQIAANEKGVRELLKMIDTFGLDVVEAYMGHVQDNAAESVRRVLDRLDDCSFHYEMDQGTLIKVKISVDKEKREATVDFTGTSPQQDTNFNAPAPVTRAAVLYVFRVMVEDEIPMNAGCLRPIRIAVPEGSMLAPVYPAAVVAGNVETSQAVTNCLFGALNAMAASQGTMNNLTFGNDIYQYYETICSGSPAGPGFDGTDAVHVHMTNSRLTDPEVLETRFPVLLEDFHIRAGSGGRGRWQAGAGTYRRIRFLERMDCALLSSHRRVHPFGVDGGEAGALGEGFVRRRDGSTEVLAGCDQKVLEAGEAVIIVTPTGGGYGDPKLREKGTGAF; encoded by the coding sequence ATGACGCGTATCGAGGGCGACCGGGACGACACCCAGCGCAACGCGCCGGCGGGCGCGGCGGCCTGGGAATTCTGGATCGACCGCGGCGGCACCTTCACCGATATCGTCGGCAGGAGGCCCAATGGCGGCCTCGTCGCCCACAAGGTGCTCTCGGAAAATCCCGAGGCTTATCGCGACGCGGCGGTGCACGGCATCCGCGAGCTGCTTGGCCTTCCGGCCGGCGCGGCGATCCCCGCCGGCCTCGTCTCTGCCGTTAAGATGGGCACCACGGTCGCCACCAATGCCCTGCTGGAGCGCAAGGGCGATCGCACCCTGCTCGTCACCACGCGCGGCTTCAGGGACGCGCTGAAGATCGGCTACCAGGCGCGGCCGAAGATCTTCGCCAAGAAGATCGTGCTCCCCGACATGCTGTTCGAGCGCGTCGCCGAAGTGGACGAGCGGGTGCGGGCGGACGGCACGGTGGAGCAGGCTCCCGATCTCGATGCCGTGCGTTCCCAACTTGAAGCCGCCAAGGCCGAGGGCATCGTGGCGGTGGCCATCGTGTTCATGCACGGCTACCGCTATCCCGAGCACGAGCGGCAGGTGGCGGCGCTGGCCCGCGAGATCGGCTTCCCGCAGGTGTCGGTCTCCCACGAGGTCTCGCCGCTCATCAAGCTGGTGGGGCGCGGCGACACCACGGTGGCCGATGCCTATCTCTCCCCCATCCTGCGCCGCTACGTGCGGCAGGTCGCCGAGGAGCTCTCGGGCGGCGGGGCGGCCGAGGCCGCCCGCCTCATGTTCATGATGTCCTCGGGCGGGCTGACCGCCGCGGACCTGTTCCAGGGCAAGGACGCCCTGCTCTCCGGCCCGGCCGGCGGCGTGGTGGGGGCGGCGGAGACCGGGGCGCTCGCCGGGTTCGAGCGCATCATCGGCTTCGACATGGGCGGCACCTCCACCGACGTGTGCCACTATGACGGAGAGCTGGAGACCGCCTTCGATACGGAGGTGGCCGGTGTGCGCATCCGCGCGCCCATGATGCGCATCCACACGGTGGCGGCCGGCGGCGGCTCCATCCTGCATTTCGACGGCGCCCGCTTCCGGGTGGGGCCGGACAGCGCCGGCGCCAACCCCGGCCCCGCCTGCTACCGTCGCGGCGGCCCGCTGGCGGTGACCGACGCCAATGTGATGCTGGGCAAGCTGATCCCCGACTTCTTCCCGCGGATCTTCGGCCCGGCCCAGGATGCGCCGCTGGACGCGGAAGTGGTCCGCGCGAAGTTCGCCACCCTGGCGCAGGAGATCGGCGCCGGCCGCACCCAGGAGCAGGTGGCGGACGGCTTCGTCACCATCGCGGTCGAGAACATGGCCAACGCCATCAAGAAGATCTCGGTGGAGCGCGGCTACGACGTGACGCGCTACGCCCTCAACTGCTTCGGCGGCGCCGGCGGGCAGCATGCCTGCCTCGTCGCCGATGCGCTGGGCATGACCACTGTGCTCATCCATCCCTTCTCCGGCCTGCTCTCGGCCTACGGCATGGGCCTCGCCTCGGTGCGGGCCCAGCGCACGCGGGCGGTGGGCGAAGAATTGTCGCCGGATCTGCCCTTGAGCCTTGGCGCCCTGAAGGAGGAGCTTGCGCAGGAGACCCTTGGCGAGCTCGCCGGCCAGGGCATCGCGGCGCATGTCGCCACCACCGAGGCCAGGGTGCACCTGCGCTATGCCGGAACCGACACGGCACTGCCGGTGACACTGGCCGACACTGCCGACATGACGGCGGAGTTCGAGGCCCGGCACCGGGCCCAGTTCGGCTTCGTCTCGCCGGAAAAGACCATCGTGGCGGAAGCCATCGAGGTGATGTCCTCCGGCGGCGGCACCGGCATCGCGGAGCCGGACCAGCCCCTGTCCGAGGCGGCGCCGCAGGAGACGCGCCGCACCCGCTTCTTCGCCCGCGGCGAATGGCACGAGGCGCCGGTGGTGCTGCGGGAAAACTTCAGGCCCGGCATGCTCTTGCGAGGGCCCGCCATCGTCATCGAGCCCAACCAGACCGTGGTGGTGGAGAAAGGCTGGCAGGCGCAGGTGAACGCGAAGAACCACCTGATCCTCGCCCGCACCGAAGCCCTCGCCCGCGCCGAGGCGGTGGGCACCCACGCGGACCCGGTGATGCTGGAGGTCTTCAACAACCTGTTCATGTCCATCGCCGAGCAGATGGGGGTGACGCTGCAGAACACCGCTTATTCGGTCAACATCAAGGAACGGCTCGATTTTTCCTGCGCCGTCTTCTCCGCCGAGGGCGACCTCGTGGCCAATGCCCCGCACATGCCGGTGCATCTGGGCTCCATGGACCGCTCGGTGGAGACGGTGATCCGCGAGAACGAGGGCGCCATCCGCCCCGGCGACGTGTTCGCGCTGAATGCCCCCTATAACGGCGGCACGCACCTGCCGGACATCACGGTGGTGACGCCGGTGTTCGACGGGGCGGGGGGAAGGATCCTGTTCTGGGTGGCCTCGCGCGGCCATCATGCGGACGTGGGCGGCGTCGCCCCCGGCTCCATGAGCCCGCTCGCCACCCATATCGAGGAGGAGGGCGTCTATATCGACAACTTCAAGCTCGTCGATCAGGGCCGCTTCCGCGAGAGCGAGCTGGTGGAGCTCCTCACCACGGCCCGCTACCCGGCGCGCAACCCGGTGCAGAACATCGCCGACCTCAAGGCGCAGATCGCCGCCAACGAGAAGGGTGTGCGTGAACTCCTCAAGATGATCGACACCTTCGGCCTGGATGTGGTCGAGGCCTATATGGGCCACGTGCAGGACAATGCCGCCGAAAGCGTGCGCCGCGTGCTCGACCGCCTCGACGACTGTTCCTTCCACTACGAGATGGACCAGGGCACGCTCATCAAGGTGAAGATCTCGGTGGACAAGGAGAAGCGCGAGGCGACGGTGGACTTCACCGGCACCTCGCCGCAGCAGGACACCAATTTCAACGCCCCCGCTCCGGTCACCCGCGCCGCCGTGCTCTACGTGTTCCGGGTGATGGTGGAGGACGAGATCCCCATGAATGCGGGATGCCTGCGGCCCATCCGCATCGCGGTTCCGGAGGGGTCCATGCTGGCGCCCGTCTATCCGGCGGCGGTGGTGGCGGGCAACGTGGAGACCTCGCAGGCGGTCACCAACTGCCTGTTCGGCGCGCTGAACGCCATGGCCGCCTCCCAGGGCACCATGAACAACCTCACCTTCGGCAACGACATCTACCAGTATTACGAGACCATCTGCTCCGGCTCCCCCGCCGGCCCCGGCTTCGACGGGACCGATGCGGTGCACGTGCACATGACCAATTCCCGCCTCACCGATCCGGAGGTGCTGGAGACGCGCTTCCCGGTGCTGCTGGAGGACTTCCACATCCGCGCCGGCTCCGGCGGGCGGGGGCGCTGGCAGGCGGGCGCGGGCACCTACCGGCGCATCCGGTTCCTCGAAAGGATGGATTGCGCGCTGCTCTCCTCGCACCGGCGGGTGCATCCCTTCGGCGTGGACGGCGGCGAGGCGGGCGCGCTGGGCGAGGGCTTCGTGCGCCGCCGCGACGGCTCAACCGAGGTGCTCGCCGGCTGCGACCAGAAAGTGCTGGAGGCGGGAGAGGCGGTGATCATCGTCACGCCCACCGGCGGCGGCTATGGCGATCCGAAGCTGAGGGAGAAGGGGACGGGGGCTTTCTGA
- a CDS encoding winged helix DNA-binding protein, producing MTARDPRHGTDKAGAKAPSAPAIVSSAHLADGALPALSEFEFGLNMLTHAYGRWMVRCMAAAGVPDLSPLDVLVLHHVVHRDRPKTIADLCLVLDVEDTHLVTYAAKKLQALGLVTAGRRGKEKTLSASARGQAACTRYREVREALLTNAVAATGIAPEKLSEIAALMRTLSGHYDQAARAAASL from the coding sequence GTGACTGCTCGCGACCCCAGGCATGGAACGGACAAGGCGGGGGCGAAGGCCCCGTCCGCCCCCGCCATCGTCTCGTCCGCCCATCTCGCCGACGGCGCCCTGCCGGCCCTGTCGGAGTTCGAGTTCGGCCTCAACATGCTCACCCACGCCTATGGACGCTGGATGGTGCGGTGCATGGCGGCGGCCGGGGTGCCGGACCTTTCCCCCCTCGACGTGCTGGTGCTGCACCACGTGGTCCATCGCGACCGGCCCAAGACCATCGCCGACCTCTGCCTCGTGCTCGACGTGGAGGACACCCACCTCGTCACCTACGCGGCGAAGAAGCTCCAGGCCCTGGGCCTCGTCACCGCCGGCCGGCGGGGCAAGGAAAAGACGCTCTCGGCCAGCGCCAGGGGCCAGGCGGCCTGCACCCGCTACCGCGAGGTGCGCGAGGCGCTGCTCACCAATGCCGTGGCGGCCACCGGCATCGCGCCGGAGAAGCTGAGCGAGATCGCCGCCCTCATGCGCACCCTCTCCGGCCACTACGACCAGGCCGCGCGCGCCGCCGCCTCCCTCTGA
- a CDS encoding alpha/beta hydrolase family protein yields the protein MWLDDLRPMRRPTEDGGLSEHAFRPFGIGRADAGPGEVRDAVAARLPFGQLRTFSRLDAASAPGPGRRVLVVAPIAGGFPFLMRDLVVALLGIADTVGVTEWPDARYVPLDAGRFGFAENCMETAQMARALGDDGDEAGRQGVHMVGVCQGALPAFAAACLLAEAGEPPASLSLMGGPIDPARNPTRLWRVLQERSLEALEAQVIETVSQALPGAGRRIFPAWRQVDTFALYLWRQGLSGGELPLRLAFDDGDDPLRFPLARLCWNMMDVDGAFFMENVATIFRQNAIARGTLEVGGRPARGTALTRTALLTVEGADDDISAPTQTEVAHALCPNLPAGLRRRLTLPGAGHFSLFYGRKMRSIIIPALAEVMAAGAAAHVAAHAAGDADGGGQPAE from the coding sequence ATGTGGCTCGATGACCTGCGTCCCATGCGTCGACCCACGGAAGACGGGGGCCTGAGCGAGCACGCGTTCCGCCCGTTCGGCATCGGCCGGGCCGACGCCGGGCCGGGCGAGGTGCGCGACGCGGTGGCGGCGCGCCTGCCCTTCGGCCAGCTGCGCACCTTCTCCCGCCTCGACGCCGCATCCGCGCCCGGGCCGGGCCGGCGGGTGCTGGTGGTGGCGCCCATCGCCGGCGGCTTTCCCTTCCTCATGCGCGACCTCGTGGTCGCCCTCCTCGGCATCGCGGATACCGTCGGCGTCACCGAGTGGCCGGACGCCCGCTACGTGCCGCTCGACGCCGGGCGCTTCGGCTTCGCCGAGAACTGCATGGAAACGGCGCAGATGGCCCGCGCCCTCGGCGACGACGGGGACGAGGCCGGGCGTCAGGGTGTCCACATGGTGGGCGTGTGCCAGGGCGCGCTGCCGGCCTTCGCCGCCGCGTGCCTGCTCGCCGAGGCCGGCGAGCCGCCGGCCAGCCTCTCGCTCATGGGCGGCCCCATCGATCCCGCGCGCAACCCCACGCGGCTGTGGCGGGTGCTTCAGGAGCGCTCGCTGGAGGCGCTGGAGGCGCAGGTGATCGAGACCGTCTCGCAGGCGCTTCCCGGAGCCGGCCGGCGGATCTTCCCGGCCTGGCGGCAGGTGGATACCTTCGCCCTCTATCTGTGGCGGCAGGGCCTGTCCGGAGGGGAGCTGCCGCTGCGCCTCGCCTTCGACGACGGCGACGATCCCCTGCGCTTCCCCCTCGCCCGCCTGTGCTGGAACATGATGGACGTGGACGGCGCCTTCTTCATGGAGAACGTCGCCACCATCTTCCGCCAGAACGCCATCGCCCGCGGCACGCTGGAGGTGGGAGGACGGCCGGCGCGCGGCACCGCGCTCACCCGCACCGCCCTGCTCACCGTGGAGGGCGCGGACGACGACATTTCCGCCCCGACCCAGACCGAGGTGGCGCACGCGCTCTGCCCGAACCTGCCCGCCGGCCTGCGGCGCCGCCTCACATTGCCCGGCGCCGGGCATTTCTCCCTCTTCTACGGCCGGAAGATGCGCAGCATCATCATTCCCGCCTTGGCGGAGGTGATGGCCGCCGGCGCAGCGGCCCATGTGGCGGCCCATGCGGCCGGCGATGCGGACGGTGGAGGCCAGCCGGCGGAATAA
- a CDS encoding sigma-54-dependent Fis family transcriptional regulator, which translates to MPIAAAPAPPPDAVLAARRRFFSGAPVTEDALAVPILRSWTRCAERGMPVAGRLRAEPLTEAELAVRRERHEMLRRRCRPELEALHAAASASDSIAILTDPVGLVLDTVGAAGFADRAAQVALRPGVSWSEAETGTNAIGTALVERRPVEVRGAEHYAEAHGILTCAAAPIHDPFGELIGLLDLSGPASVPHLHALALVQLAADQVEHRLFEGAFPGHSLVRFHRDPIYLGTAREGILVFEDYRLVAANRPGLALLGLGWDALKAHRFGDLFEGSLGKAGEERRARTARGDVVLRLERQGAPAAARPARRESVAAVPAGPRFDAQTEKDLGRAVRLLEAGVPVLIQGETGAGKEVFAHQMHLLSSRSGRPFAAVNCAAVPEGLIESELFGYEEGAFTGARRAGFKGLFREADGGVLFLDEIGDMPLSLQSRLLRVLQEREVTPLGGGRPMKVDFALICASHRDLKQRVEQGAFRADLYFRIAQYTVTLPALRTLADREALVARIWRELAPAGEATAPSLSPDCLAALARHDWPGNFRQLVGVLRVLRALAEPGEELGLDALPADIRPAPAAGACASPSPAWSGGATMAAAGDLGAVTRAAIEATLAASGGNISEAARRLGIHRSTLHRHLTMQGPGRGR; encoded by the coding sequence ATGCCGATTGCCGCCGCCCCCGCACCACCGCCGGATGCCGTTCTTGCGGCCCGGCGCCGCTTCTTTTCCGGCGCGCCGGTTACCGAGGACGCGCTCGCGGTTCCCATCCTGAGATCGTGGACGCGCTGCGCCGAGCGGGGGATGCCGGTGGCCGGCCGGTTGCGCGCCGAGCCGCTCACCGAGGCGGAGCTTGCCGTCCGGCGCGAGCGCCACGAGATGCTGCGCCGCCGCTGCCGTCCGGAGCTGGAGGCGCTGCACGCGGCCGCCAGCGCGTCCGACAGCATCGCCATCCTCACCGATCCGGTCGGGCTGGTGCTCGACACCGTGGGCGCCGCCGGCTTTGCCGATCGGGCCGCCCAGGTGGCGCTGCGGCCCGGTGTCAGCTGGAGCGAGGCCGAGACCGGCACCAACGCCATCGGCACCGCTTTGGTGGAGCGCCGGCCGGTGGAGGTGCGCGGCGCGGAGCATTACGCCGAGGCTCACGGCATCCTCACCTGCGCCGCCGCGCCCATCCACGATCCCTTCGGCGAGCTGATCGGTTTGCTCGACCTGTCCGGACCGGCGAGCGTGCCGCATCTGCATGCGCTGGCGCTGGTGCAGCTCGCTGCCGACCAGGTGGAGCACCGCCTGTTCGAGGGGGCGTTCCCCGGGCACAGCCTGGTGCGCTTCCATCGCGACCCGATCTATCTGGGCACGGCGCGCGAGGGCATCCTCGTGTTCGAGGATTACCGTCTCGTCGCCGCCAACCGGCCCGGCCTCGCGCTGCTCGGCCTCGGCTGGGATGCGCTCAAGGCGCATCGCTTCGGCGACCTGTTCGAGGGCAGCCTCGGCAAGGCCGGCGAGGAGCGGCGGGCGCGCACCGCCCGCGGCGACGTCGTCCTGCGCCTCGAGCGGCAGGGAGCGCCGGCCGCCGCGCGTCCCGCCCGGCGCGAGAGCGTGGCCGCGGTGCCCGCCGGCCCGCGCTTCGATGCGCAGACGGAAAAGGACCTGGGCCGCGCCGTGCGCCTGCTGGAGGCCGGCGTGCCGGTGCTGATCCAGGGCGAGACCGGCGCCGGCAAGGAGGTGTTCGCGCATCAGATGCACCTTTTGAGCAGCCGCTCCGGGCGGCCGTTCGCGGCGGTGAACTGCGCGGCGGTGCCCGAGGGCCTGATCGAATCGGAGCTGTTCGGCTACGAGGAAGGTGCCTTCACCGGCGCCCGCCGCGCCGGCTTCAAGGGGCTGTTCCGCGAGGCGGACGGCGGCGTGTTGTTCCTCGACGAGATCGGCGACATGCCGCTCTCCCTGCAGAGCCGCCTGCTGCGCGTGCTCCAGGAGCGGGAGGTGACGCCGCTGGGCGGCGGACGGCCGATGAAGGTGGACTTCGCCCTCATCTGCGCCTCCCACCGCGACCTCAAGCAGCGGGTGGAGCAGGGCGCCTTCCGCGCCGACCTCTATTTCCGCATCGCCCAGTACACGGTGACGCTGCCCGCCCTGCGCACCCTCGCCGACCGCGAGGCGCTGGTGGCGCGCATCTGGCGGGAGCTGGCGCCGGCGGGGGAGGCGACCGCGCCCAGCCTTTCGCCGGACTGCCTCGCGGCGCTGGCGCGGCACGACTGGCCGGGCAATTTCCGCCAGCTGGTGGGGGTGTTGCGGGTGCTGCGCGCCCTGGCCGAGCCGGGGGAGGAACTGGGCCTTGACGCTTTGCCCGCCGACATCCGGCCGGCTCCGGCCGCGGGTGCCTGCGCTTCCCCGTCGCCGGCGTGGTCGGGCGGAGCGACCATGGCGGCCGCGGGGGACCTTGGCGCCGTCACCCGCGCGGCCATCGAGGCGACCCTGGCGGCGAGCGGCGGCAACATCTCCGAGGCGGCCCGCCGCCTCGGCATTCACCGCAGCACCCTTCACCGCCATCTCACCATGCAGGGCCCCGGCCGGGGCCGCTGA
- a CDS encoding TRAP transporter large permease: protein MEMIEISGLLLLLLMALLACGVWIAIALLVVGYVGMQFVGGGIPAGAVLATTIWGNSASWTLAALPLFVWMGEILFRTRLSEEMFRGLAPWLNWLPGRLMHVNVIACGLFGSVSGSSAATCATVAKIALPELKKRGYDENVSLGSLAGAGTLGILIPPSITMVVYAVAANVSIIQVFLAGFLPGFLVMALYSGYIIVWSLLNPGRTPPADPPLPWREKLRESANLIPVSLLIIFVFAALLFGWATATECAAWGVAGSLAIAWWQGSLTWPAFWASVMGATRLTCMIMLILAGASFMSTSMAYTGIPVALAQWVDSLHLSPYALIAALTVMYIVLGTALDGLSMIVLTTSVVIPMIKTAGFDPVWFGIFLVLVVEMAEVSPPVGFNLFVLQTMSGKDSNTVALASLPFFFLLVAAVAIITVFPQIVMVLPELAYGN, encoded by the coding sequence ATGGAAATGATCGAGATTTCCGGGCTCCTGCTGCTCCTGCTCATGGCGCTGCTGGCCTGCGGCGTGTGGATCGCCATCGCCCTCCTGGTGGTGGGCTACGTGGGCATGCAGTTCGTCGGCGGCGGCATTCCGGCCGGGGCGGTGCTCGCCACCACCATCTGGGGCAATTCCGCCTCCTGGACGCTGGCGGCCTTGCCGCTGTTCGTGTGGATGGGCGAGATCCTGTTCCGCACCCGCCTGTCGGAGGAGATGTTCCGGGGCCTTGCCCCCTGGCTCAACTGGCTGCCCGGCCGGCTGATGCATGTGAACGTCATCGCCTGCGGCCTGTTCGGCTCGGTGTCCGGCTCCTCCGCCGCCACCTGCGCCACGGTGGCCAAGATCGCCCTGCCGGAGCTGAAGAAGCGGGGCTATGACGAGAACGTCAGCCTCGGCTCGCTGGCGGGGGCCGGCACGCTCGGCATCCTCATTCCGCCGTCCATCACCATGGTGGTCTATGCGGTGGCGGCCAACGTCTCCATCATCCAGGTGTTCCTGGCCGGCTTCCTGCCGGGCTTCCTGGTGATGGCGCTCTATAGCGGCTACATCATCGTCTGGTCGCTGCTGAACCCCGGACGCACCCCGCCCGCCGACCCGCCCCTGCCGTGGCGGGAGAAGCTGCGGGAATCGGCCAACCTCATCCCGGTCAGCCTGCTCATCATCTTCGTGTTCGCCGCTCTGCTGTTCGGCTGGGCGACAGCCACCGAATGCGCCGCCTGGGGGGTGGCCGGCTCGCTCGCCATCGCCTGGTGGCAGGGCTCGCTCACCTGGCCGGCCTTCTGGGCCTCGGTGATGGGGGCGACGCGTCTCACCTGCATGATCATGCTGATCCTCGCCGGCGCCTCCTTCATGTCCACCTCCATGGCCTATACCGGAATTCCGGTGGCCCTCGCCCAATGGGTGGACAGCCTGCATTTGTCGCCCTACGCGCTCATCGCCGCCCTAACCGTCATGTACATCGTGCTCGGCACGGCGCTGGACGGCCTGTCCATGATCGTTTTGACCACCTCGGTGGTGATCCCCATGATCAAGACCGCCGGCTTCGATCCGGTCTGGTTCGGCATCTTCCTGGTGCTGGTGGTGGAAATGGCGGAGGTCTCGCCGCCCGTCGGCTTCAACCTGTTCGTGCTGCAGACCATGTCGGGCAAGGATTCGAACACGGTGGCGCTGGCCTCGCTGCCGTTCTTCTTCCTTCTCGTTGCGGCAGTCGCCATCATCACGGTGTTTCCGCAGATCGTGATGGTGCTGCCCGAGCTTGCCTACGGAAACTGA